The proteins below are encoded in one region of Paenibacillus sp.:
- a CDS encoding Yip1 family protein, with the protein MMNLVKIVFHPFESFGAIKDEGKGSPMQAVVIVAAWFAAAMMERQNTGYAFNMNDPDDLNVWLIGAKTALLFGLWVVGNWAVATWLDGEGKAAQIAIVSAYALVPYVASLLLATALSNVFLREEGVFLHYMTTVGTLWSGALLLIGMQIVHDYGFARTVQSLALTVAAMGIIVFLFVLFYTLFQQAWLFVYTIYNELLFRM; encoded by the coding sequence ATGATGAATCTCGTTAAAATCGTATTTCATCCGTTCGAGAGCTTCGGCGCGATCAAAGACGAAGGCAAAGGCTCGCCCATGCAAGCCGTCGTCATCGTCGCGGCGTGGTTCGCGGCGGCGATGATGGAGCGGCAGAACACGGGGTACGCCTTCAACATGAACGATCCCGACGATTTGAACGTATGGCTGATCGGGGCGAAAACGGCGCTGCTGTTCGGTCTCTGGGTGGTCGGCAATTGGGCAGTCGCCACCTGGCTCGACGGCGAAGGGAAGGCGGCGCAAATCGCGATCGTCAGCGCTTATGCGCTGGTGCCGTATGTCGCGTCCCTCCTGCTTGCGACGGCGCTGAGCAACGTGTTTTTGCGGGAGGAGGGCGTATTTCTCCATTATATGACGACGGTCGGCACGCTGTGGAGCGGCGCGCTCCTGCTGATCGGCATGCAGATCGTACACGATTACGGCTTCGCGCGGACGGTGCAGTCGTTGGCGCTGACGGTCGCGGCTATGGGCATCATCGTATTTTTGTTCGTTCTGTTTTACACCTTATTTCAACAGGCTTGGCTCTTCGTATACACGATTTACAACGAGCTGCTGTTCCGAATGTAG
- a CDS encoding carbohydrate ABC transporter permease — MIRIVRNKAGIRARRSLAGNAFVFGFVALLGLFSALPFAFAVITSFKPIDELMQFPPRFSVARPTLANYGDLFQLATNMWVPLFRYLFNTTLVAVVGTVLHVAFAAMAAYPLAKHRFPGRNAIFSVIVMALMFVPQVTFVPQFILMSELKLVNTYAALILPWIGASLGLFLMKQFIEQLPDAILEAARIDGANEFATFFRIVWPNTKPAIMTVVIFQFINLWNYSPKELVYSESLKVFRMALEQIVAGDPIARMGAGAAASVILMLPPIVVFVLLQRKVVETMTFAGIK, encoded by the coding sequence ATGATACGCATCGTTCGCAACAAGGCCGGCATTCGGGCCCGGCGCTCGCTCGCCGGCAACGCGTTCGTCTTCGGCTTCGTCGCGCTGCTCGGACTGTTCTCGGCGCTGCCGTTCGCGTTCGCCGTCATTACGTCCTTCAAGCCGATCGACGAGCTGATGCAGTTTCCGCCTCGGTTCTCCGTCGCGCGGCCGACGCTCGCGAATTACGGGGATTTGTTTCAACTCGCCACCAATATGTGGGTGCCCCTGTTCCGCTATTTGTTCAATACGACATTGGTGGCGGTCGTCGGCACCGTTCTCCACGTCGCGTTCGCCGCGATGGCCGCATATCCGCTGGCGAAGCACCGGTTCCCCGGTCGGAACGCGATCTTCTCCGTCATCGTCATGGCGCTCATGTTCGTGCCGCAGGTGACGTTCGTGCCGCAATTCATTCTGATGTCGGAGCTGAAGCTGGTCAACACGTACGCCGCGCTGATTCTGCCTTGGATCGGCGCTTCGCTCGGGCTGTTTCTTATGAAGCAGTTCATCGAGCAGCTGCCCGACGCGATTTTGGAAGCGGCGCGGATCGACGGGGCGAACGAATTCGCGACGTTCTTCCGCATCGTCTGGCCGAATACGAAGCCGGCGATCATGACGGTCGTCATTTTCCAGTTCATCAACCTGTGGAATTATTCGCCGAAGGAGCTGGTGTACAGCGAGTCGCTGAAGGTGTTCCGCATGGCGCTGGAGCAAATCGTCGCGGGCGACCCGATCGCCCGCATGGGCGCCGGAGCCGCGGCGTCGGTCATTCTGATGCTTCCGCCGATCGTCGTCTTCGTGCTGCTCCAGCGCAAAGTCGTCGAGACGATGACGTTCGCCGGAATCAAGTGA
- a CDS encoding sugar ABC transporter permease, with protein MRGWASALGKHRESYLLMAPYMIFFIAFTIVPVALSIALGFTYFNLIEPPRFIGWYNYIRLFLDDDVFIVALKNTMLFAFVTGPVSYVLSFVVAWIINDLSRTIRSIAMVLFYIPAIVGVSVYPMWRLIFSPDAYGYLNGTLLSLGIVSEPVAWLIDQNYLLGVLILVQLWMSMGISFLAFVAGLQTVDPSLYEAGVVDGIQNRFQELWYITLPSMIPQLVFGAVMQIVISFGVADVSIQLAGFPSTEYAGETIVTHIMDFGSIRYEMGYASAMAVVLFAMMVATNRTVTKLLHKVGI; from the coding sequence ATGAGAGGCTGGGCGTCCGCACTCGGCAAACACCGGGAAAGTTACTTGTTAATGGCCCCGTACATGATTTTCTTTATCGCGTTCACCATCGTGCCGGTGGCGCTGTCGATCGCGCTCGGATTTACGTACTTCAACCTGATCGAACCGCCGCGGTTCATCGGCTGGTACAACTACATCCGACTGTTTTTGGACGACGACGTGTTCATCGTCGCGCTGAAAAACACGATGCTGTTCGCCTTCGTGACGGGGCCGGTCAGCTACGTGCTCAGCTTCGTCGTCGCTTGGATCATCAACGATTTGTCGCGGACGATCCGGTCGATCGCGATGGTGCTGTTTTACATCCCCGCCATCGTCGGCGTCTCCGTCTATCCGATGTGGCGGCTCATTTTCAGTCCCGACGCTTACGGATATTTGAACGGCACGCTGCTCAGCCTCGGGATCGTCAGCGAGCCCGTCGCGTGGTTGATCGACCAAAATTATTTGCTGGGCGTTCTTATTCTGGTGCAGCTGTGGATGAGCATGGGCATTAGCTTCCTGGCGTTCGTCGCGGGGCTGCAGACGGTCGACCCGAGTCTGTACGAAGCGGGGGTCGTCGACGGCATCCAAAACCGGTTCCAAGAGCTGTGGTATATTACGCTGCCTTCGATGATTCCGCAGCTCGTGTTCGGCGCGGTCATGCAAATCGTCATCTCGTTCGGCGTCGCCGACGTCTCGATTCAGCTCGCCGGCTTCCCGAGCACCGAGTACGCGGGGGAGACGATCGTCACGCACATTATGGACTTCGGCAGCATCCGGTACGAAATGGGCTATGCGTCGGCGATGGCCGTCGTCCTGTTCGCGATGATGGTCGCGACGAACCGGACGGTGACGAAGCTGCTGCACAAAGTGGGAATATGA